The Bradyrhizobium betae genomic interval TCACCAACACATTCCAGCGCGGCTTTCTCGCCAGCATCCGCAGCGACGAGGTCGCCGAGGGCAGCGTCGGCCTCTATGCCGAGAACACCGTGCGCTGGACCGACTGGCTCAGGACCACGATCGGCTTGCGCGGTGATTATTACGCCGCTGACGTGACCTCGCTGTTCAACGCCGCCAATTCCGGCCGCGCCGATGCTGCGCTCGGCAGCCCGAAATTCCGGATGGTGCTTGGCCCGTTCAACCAGACCGAATTCTTCTTCGGTGCCGGCACCGGCATGCATTCCAACGACGCGCGCGGCGCGACCACGACGGAAGACCCGAGTGATCCCTCCACACGGCTGACACCGGCGCCGCTGCTGGTGCGCACGCGTGGCGCGGAGGTCGGCGTCCGCAGCAAGATCGTTCCCGGCCTCGACAGCTCGCTCAGCCTTTTCATCCTCGACCAGGATTCCGAGATCCTGTTCTCCGGCGATGCCGGCGACACCTCGGCGACCCGCGCCAGCCGCCGCTACGGTTTCGAATGGACCAGCCATTATCGCCCGCGATCGTGGATCGACATCGACGCCGATCTCGCCATGACGCATGCGCGCTTTCGCGGCACCGACAGCGCGCAGGGAGAGGTCTACGCCTCGCTGGCCGGCTATCCGGAAGCGCAGATCGGCAATGCACCCGGCAATTACATTCCGAACGCGCCGGCGATGGTGGCCTCGGCCGGCGTCACGCTCGGCGAGACGACCGGCTGGTACGGCTCCTTGCGCTGGCGCTATCTGGCGTCGAGCCCGCTGACGGAAGACAATGCATTCCGCTCGTCAGCGACCAGCATCTTCAACGGCCGCCTCGGCTATCGCACCGACAATGGCTGGCGCATCCAGCTCGACGTGCTCAATCTCTTCAACACGCAGGCGAACCAGATCACCTATGCCTACGGTTCGCTGCTCAAGACCGACACGCTGTACACTCTCTGCACCGGCGGCGTCGCGCCGGCGTCGGTCTGCCGGAACGGCGTGATGGATTACGTGCTGCACCCGGTCGAGCCGCTGACGTTCCGTCTGACGGTGGCCGGGGTGTTCTAGGCCGGCGCGGTGCTCTGCGCCGGCTCCGCCGGCAGATCGTCGCCATTGGGATCGCCCGGCGCCGTGGCCCAGGCCAGTTCCACCAGCGTCACGAACCTGCGGCCTGCGCCGTCGAGCTGGCAGACGATCAAGCCCTGCTCCTCCATGTAGCCGAGCAAACGCTGCGCCCGGCGCAGCGAATGCGAGCCGTAGGCGCGGGCGATCGCGGCGTCGCCGGGGCAGGGCCAGCCTTCCTTCGCCGCGCGCGCGATCATCATGAACACGCCCTGCATATCGTCGGGCAGGATCGAGGCGCGCAGCGAGACGTCCTGCCAGGCGTCGTCCTCGGCATGCTCGGCGCCGAGCCCGGCGCGCGCGCGAGTCAGCATGCGGCGGAATTCGGTGAGGTGAGGCACCGCGGAGCCGAGCCCTTCGATGCGGCAGCGAACCACGAACTCCTGGTAGAGCACGCCGACGGCGCGGAAGCCGGCATCGGGTTCGGCGAGCACCGCGCGAAGCGTCCGATCCACGCGCTCGCGCCGTTCCGCGAGCTCTTCCGCACTGACCGGCACCTCGACCATTTCGGGCCCGATGTCCGGCGCGGCTGCCTTCGCGGCGCGGAGCTGTTCGAGCAGATCCGGTGCGGGCCGGCGCTGCGGCCGGCTGGCATCGGGCGGCGGCGCGGCCAGGATCACGGCGCGCATGTCCGCGAGCGCCTCCGGCAGCGGCATCAGCCGCGGCGTCGAGTTGCGCGCATGGGTGTCGGTCGGTCCGATATTCAAGCGCAGCGGACGGCGCGACAGCGCAGGTCCCAGCGCCATGAACTGTCCGCGCTCGAGATCGCGAAAGGCTTCCGCCTGCCGCCGCTCCATGCCGAGCAGGTCGGCGGCGCGCGCCATGTCGATGTCGAGGAAGGTGCGGCCCATCAGGAAGTTGGAGGCTTCCGCCGCGACGTTCTTGGCGAGCTTGGCGAGGCGCTGGGTCGCGATGATGCCGGCGAGCCCGCGCTTGCGGCCGCGGCACATCAGATTGGTCATCGCGCCGAGCGACAGTTTGCGCGCTTCGTCCGAGACTTCGCCCGCGACTGCGGGTGCGAACAGCTGCGCCTCGTCCACCACCACCAGCATCGGATACCAGTGGTCGCGGTCGACGTCGAACAGGCCGCCGAGGAACGCCGCCGCCCGCCGCATCTGGTTCTCGGCGTCGAGACCTTCGAGATTGAGCACGGTGGAGACGCGATGCAGCCGGGCGCGCTCGCCGGCGATCTGAAGGCCGCGCTCGGTGTGATCCTCGGCCTCGATCACCAGATGGCCGAAACGCTCGGCCAGCGTGACGAAATCGCCTTCGGGGTCGATGATGGCCTGCTGCACCCAGGGCGCGCTCTGCTCCAGCAGCCGGCGCAGCAGATGCGACTTGCCGGAGCCTGAATTGCCCTGCACCAGAAGGCGGGTCGCCAGCAGTTCCTCGAGGTCCATGGCCGCCACGGCGCCCGCCGTGGTCTGCCCCATCTCGATCGCAACCGTCATGTCCCGACTCAAGGCCCCATCATTCGCGGACAGGGGCTTATCAACCCGGCCGGGGCGCGTCGAGCACAACAGCGCGAATCAGGACGCGTTGCCCACGGTGGCGTTCAGGCGTGACCGGACAGCCGCAGAAGCGCGGGCCGGTAGGGGGCTTGCGGATCGTCGTCCTCGTTCCCGGGGATGACGCAGGACCCGAACTCCTGCCCGATCCGCTCGATCTCGGCGATGCGCTCGTGCAGCCGCTGCAGATGGTCCTGCGACGTCGCCTTCCAGAACCGGAACGTGTCGGCCGTGAGCGGCAGGAACGCGGTGCCGAACAGCGTCGGCTCTGGAACGACGGTGCGTCCGAGCAGCAGGAATCTGTTGGCGCCTGAGACGATGAGGGTCGCGTAGCCGCGGTTGCCGATTCGCCTGATGCCGTTGAGCGACCATTCGGCGAGCTTGCTGAAATACGGCTCCTCGCGCCAGCGATCGGGGCAATGATCGTCAACGGTGACGTTGACCGCGTCCTGGCTGAAATGCACGATGATGCCCGATGTCGCCGGAAACCATTCGTCGTCGAGATGGCCTTGCAGCCAGGCGCAGACGAACGACCGGCACATCTGCGGACGGCGGTCGTAGATGGTGCAGCCGGTGCCCGTCTGCCAATGCCGGCAAAGCTGGTTCACCGGCTTGTCGACGGCCGCCACCTCCAGCACATCGCAGCAGGCGTTGCACGATCCGCATTGCCTCGTATTGGGCGCCGTCTTCGGCAGGCCGGTCGCGCGAAAACCCTGGCCGTCGCGGACCAGCAGCTTCTGCTTCTCCAGCGCGCTCAGCGCACGCTCGATCTTGAGACGAGACAGTCCGGTGGCGTCGATCACGCCCTTCATCGTCGTCGCGCCTGCCTCTACCGCGCGGACGACGCTCCGCATCGCCTGGTCCATTCTTGTTGTTCTTGTTTGTTGGTCTTGGGCTTCTGTGTTTTGGCTGACTGTCGAGCTCCGGTTCTGGAACTCATTCGCCGCGGAACGGCATCCAGATCACGTTGCGTCGAGGGATAATTCGGCAGGCGCATGTTGCTCGCGTGTTTCCGCGAGACAAGACAACGAGCCTGCCACGCACGCATGCGGCGCTTGCGCAAATGCAGGATCACGCGCGAGGCGTGAGACTTGATTCCCTCGCGCGACGACGCTCGGTCATGCGCGCATCGCTTCATTTCGGGCGTAAACACGCCGGTTTCGCGTTGTCTCGCGTCGAGATATGACGAGCAACATGCATTCGTCTCACGCAGTCGTGATATTTGCGATGGAGCGCAGCAGTCGCGCGCGCACGACACGTTCGCGTGATCGAAGCGCGGGCGAAGACTATCGCGTCGCGCGTTGCTTGCGCGTCACACCGGGAACTGTCTGCGGCCTCGTCGCATGACACAGATCAAAGGCGGCCGGCCGCGAGCCTGCTATCTGACTGTATGAGTTTTCTGACCTTCTTCGCGGCGACCTATTTCCTGCTGGCAGTGCCTGGGCCGACCAACACCTTGCTCGCGACATCGGGCGCAGGGATCGGCATCGCGCGCTCGCTTCACCTGCTTGCCGCGGAGCTGTGTGGCTATCTGCTGTCGATTGTGCTGCTGCGGACGGCGCTCGGTCCGATCGTCAGCGATATTCCGCTTGCGGCTGTCGTGCTCCGCGTCGCGGTGACGATCTACATCCTGTGCCTCGCCGTCATGCTCTGGCGCGTCAATACACGCGAGCTGCGTGACGGTGCTGCGGTGACGTTCGGCCAGG includes:
- a CDS encoding YkgJ family cysteine cluster protein translates to MRSVVRAVEAGATTMKGVIDATGLSRLKIERALSALEKQKLLVRDGQGFRATGLPKTAPNTRQCGSCNACCDVLEVAAVDKPVNQLCRHWQTGTGCTIYDRRPQMCRSFVCAWLQGHLDDEWFPATSGIIVHFSQDAVNVTVDDHCPDRWREEPYFSKLAEWSLNGIRRIGNRGYATLIVSGANRFLLLGRTVVPEPTLFGTAFLPLTADTFRFWKATSQDHLQRLHERIAEIERIGQEFGSCVIPGNEDDDPQAPYRPALLRLSGHA
- a CDS encoding ATP-binding protein translates to MTVAIEMGQTTAGAVAAMDLEELLATRLLVQGNSGSGKSHLLRRLLEQSAPWVQQAIIDPEGDFVTLAERFGHLVIEAEDHTERGLQIAGERARLHRVSTVLNLEGLDAENQMRRAAAFLGGLFDVDRDHWYPMLVVVDEAQLFAPAVAGEVSDEARKLSLGAMTNLMCRGRKRGLAGIIATQRLAKLAKNVAAEASNFLMGRTFLDIDMARAADLLGMERRQAEAFRDLERGQFMALGPALSRRPLRLNIGPTDTHARNSTPRLMPLPEALADMRAVILAAPPPDASRPQRRPAPDLLEQLRAAKAAAPDIGPEMVEVPVSAEELAERRERVDRTLRAVLAEPDAGFRAVGVLYQEFVVRCRIEGLGSAVPHLTEFRRMLTRARAGLGAEHAEDDAWQDVSLRASILPDDMQGVFMMIARAAKEGWPCPGDAAIARAYGSHSLRRAQRLLGYMEEQGLIVCQLDGAGRRFVTLVELAWATAPGDPNGDDLPAEPAQSTAPA
- a CDS encoding LysE family translocator → MSFLTFFAATYFLLAVPGPTNTLLATSGAGIGIARSLHLLAAELCGYLLSIVLLRTALGPIVSDIPLAAVVLRVAVTIYILCLAVMLWRVNTRELRDGAAVTFGQVLLTTLLNPKALVFAFLLLPLQIGPLELLPWLGMIALQILTAGAAWIALGATLGRGARRLGHPEIVTRIGAVTLVAVTGLIWIQSFLSA